The following proteins are co-located in the Pseudomonas sp. DY-1 genome:
- a CDS encoding efflux transporter outer membrane subunit: protein MNRRHAKALQAVLSGLTVSIMLAGCAVGPDYIPPTTDLAPLHNTGELDNKKEHYAPPLDRWWTGFNDPMLVTVVQRALGQNLDLAAAIARVSQARATASGAGAQLFPTVDLGATATAQRQSMRGPIATVAGESPGFDRNMHDTNIGPAASWELDLFGGLRRGAKAADNEAQSVEAEQVGTRVVVAADAADAYFQIRGYQARLAIAQQQIETDEHLLQLVQDRYEAGAAQGLEVAQADALLKSARATVPPLRIALEQQLNRLDVLMGEQPGTYAKKLERVTEIPLVPGIPGEVKPSDVLRRRPDVIAAERRLAASNELIGAAISDYYPKVSLSGALGFDSTSGSLFSSRSFTAIGGVGLRWRLFDFGKVDAEVAQARGVNAEALAIYRQSVLRAAEDVENSFIQLGQTVIHVVQLQEQVEALEKSRNLSEQAYRAGSITLTDVLDANRQLLTARDELDANRADAARAAVGVFRALGGGWNPATPPAQQAQPVISSVEETEPSEPSS, encoded by the coding sequence ATGAACCGCCGTCATGCAAAGGCGCTCCAGGCTGTCTTGAGCGGCCTGACCGTCAGCATCATGTTGGCCGGCTGTGCCGTCGGTCCCGACTACATTCCGCCTACCACCGACCTTGCACCGCTGCACAACACCGGAGAGTTGGATAACAAGAAGGAGCATTACGCTCCGCCCCTGGATCGTTGGTGGACCGGCTTCAACGACCCCATGCTGGTTACCGTCGTCCAGCGGGCGCTGGGTCAAAACCTGGACCTGGCAGCCGCCATAGCGCGTGTTAGTCAGGCTCGTGCCACGGCTTCGGGGGCAGGCGCTCAGCTCTTCCCCACTGTGGATCTGGGGGCTACAGCCACGGCTCAACGCCAGAGCATGCGCGGCCCCATAGCCACGGTTGCCGGCGAGAGCCCCGGCTTCGATCGGAACATGCACGACACCAACATCGGTCCTGCAGCGAGCTGGGAACTCGACCTCTTCGGCGGCCTGCGTCGCGGCGCCAAGGCTGCTGATAACGAAGCCCAATCTGTCGAGGCTGAACAGGTCGGTACGCGAGTCGTTGTGGCGGCCGATGCGGCCGACGCGTACTTCCAGATTCGTGGCTACCAAGCCCGGCTGGCGATTGCGCAGCAGCAAATAGAAACCGATGAACATCTGCTGCAACTGGTACAGGACCGCTATGAAGCGGGTGCAGCACAGGGGTTGGAAGTGGCTCAAGCCGATGCATTGCTGAAGTCCGCTCGAGCGACAGTGCCGCCACTCCGCATTGCCCTGGAGCAGCAACTGAACCGACTCGACGTGCTGATGGGCGAACAACCCGGAACCTATGCCAAGAAGCTTGAGCGCGTGACGGAGATCCCGTTAGTCCCAGGCATTCCAGGCGAGGTAAAGCCCAGTGATGTGCTCCGACGACGCCCCGATGTCATCGCGGCTGAACGCCGATTGGCGGCTTCAAACGAACTCATCGGCGCGGCGATCTCGGACTACTACCCCAAGGTCTCGCTTTCCGGAGCATTGGGTTTCGACAGTACGAGTGGCAGCCTCTTCAGCTCGAGGTCCTTCACCGCGATTGGCGGAGTTGGCCTGCGCTGGCGGCTATTCGATTTCGGCAAGGTCGACGCTGAAGTCGCACAAGCTCGCGGAGTTAACGCCGAAGCACTGGCGATCTATCGTCAGTCCGTCCTTCGAGCCGCAGAAGATGTGGAGAACTCCTTCATTCAACTTGGTCAGACCGTAATCCACGTGGTGCAGCTGCAGGAGCAAGTGGAGGCCCTGGAAAAATCTCGGAATCTGTCCGAACAGGCTTACCGTGCAGGCTCGATCACCCTGACCGATGTTCTGGACGCAAACCGCCAGTTGCTGACGGCGCGCGATGAACTGGACGCGAACCGCGCTGACGCTGCACGAGCCGCGGTGGGTGTCTTCCGCGCCCTTGGTGGTGGCTGGAATCCGGCGACGCCGCCCGCACAACAAGCCCAGCCAGTGATCTCGTCCGTTGAAGAGACGGAGCCAAGCGAACCGTCATCTTGA
- a CDS encoding efflux transporter outer membrane subunit codes for MRKLAGLFTMAALLSACAVGPDYQAPEPVQLQLQHFSHDQAPADAPGTVVASNEKLFWQGFEDPLLAALIEQTLAENQSLHAALARYQEAEALLRGSRRDQLPSVTAGAGVAGQRLAEVERTLLDERSVELYQAGVALSWELDLFGRLRRATEASEAELQAAGADRQTLQVALAGQMASSYFQLRGLQKQLRVAEENVSLQQASLDIVSARLDAGRGTLFDQVRARAQLDATRAVIPQLKAGIGAEMHRIGVLTGQTPTALVPLLHVAADLPASLPSIAAGSPGDVLRRRPDIQAAERRLAAATARIGVASADLFPRFTLDGLIGSLAGNGSDLFTGGASTGRVALGIDWSFLDRAQVQARIDAADAQSAEVLADYRQTVLLALEETETWLLRYQQARERAALLRSATDAATQAVAQARDRYDRGFIGYFELLAAEQELTAMRDRLVQSETEVVLAMVNVYRALAGAPESPVAG; via the coding sequence ATGCGTAAGCTGGCAGGGCTCTTTACCATGGCAGCGCTGCTCAGTGCCTGCGCGGTGGGTCCGGACTACCAGGCCCCGGAGCCGGTGCAGTTGCAGTTGCAGCACTTTTCCCACGATCAAGCGCCGGCTGACGCCCCAGGCACAGTTGTGGCCAGCAACGAGAAGCTCTTCTGGCAGGGATTTGAAGACCCCCTGCTGGCAGCTTTGATTGAGCAAACTCTGGCTGAAAACCAGAGCCTGCATGCGGCGTTGGCGCGTTATCAGGAGGCCGAAGCGCTGTTGCGCGGCTCGCGCCGCGATCAGTTGCCGAGTGTCACGGCGGGCGCCGGTGTTGCCGGGCAACGGCTGGCGGAAGTGGAACGCACCCTGCTTGATGAGCGAAGTGTGGAGCTATATCAGGCAGGTGTCGCGCTAAGCTGGGAACTCGACCTGTTCGGGCGACTGCGCCGCGCCACTGAGGCCAGCGAGGCCGAACTGCAGGCGGCGGGCGCCGACCGGCAGACACTGCAGGTAGCGCTGGCCGGCCAGATGGCCAGCAGCTATTTCCAACTACGCGGCTTGCAGAAACAGCTGCGGGTGGCCGAAGAGAATGTCAGTTTGCAGCAGGCATCGCTGGATATTGTTAGCGCGCGATTGGACGCTGGCCGCGGCACCCTGTTTGATCAGGTCCGGGCTCGCGCTCAGCTGGACGCCACCCGGGCGGTGATTCCGCAGTTGAAAGCAGGTATCGGCGCAGAAATGCATCGCATCGGGGTGCTGACCGGGCAAACGCCTACCGCTTTGGTTCCTCTGCTACATGTCGCTGCAGATCTGCCTGCCAGTCTTCCATCGATAGCAGCAGGTAGCCCGGGTGACGTGCTGCGGCGGCGTCCGGATATTCAGGCTGCCGAGCGGCGCTTGGCCGCAGCCACCGCCCGTATCGGCGTTGCCAGTGCGGACCTGTTCCCGCGCTTTACCCTGGACGGTCTGATCGGTTCGCTGGCCGGCAATGGCTCGGACCTGTTTACTGGTGGTGCTAGTACTGGTCGCGTGGCTCTGGGGATCGACTGGAGCTTCCTCGACCGGGCCCAGGTGCAGGCGCGCATCGATGCGGCTGATGCCCAATCCGCCGAGGTGCTGGCCGACTACCGGCAGACAGTGCTACTCGCCTTGGAAGAAACTGAAACCTGGTTGTTGCGTTATCAGCAGGCGCGTGAGAGAGCAGCATTGCTGCGAAGTGCGACCGACGCCGCCACGCAAGCGGTTGCACAGGCACGTGACCGCTATGACCGGGGCTTTATCGGTTATTTCGAACTGCTAGCTGCCGAGCAGGAGCTGACCGCGATGCGTGACAGGCTGGTGCAAAGTGAGACGGAAGTGGTACTGGCGATGGTGAATGTGTACCGGGCACTGGCTGGAGCTCCGGAGTCCCCGGTTGCCGGCTAG
- a CDS encoding efflux RND transporter permease subunit, with product MRLAHFFIDRPRFAAVINIFVMLFGLAAMTQLPVAQYPNIVPPTVQITTVYPGASAETIAKTVATPLEQAINGVENMEYISSQSTGNGQLNITVIFKIGTDPNLALMLTRNRVQDALSRLPQEVQQQGVQVKKTILALLLGVHMYSPDGSRDVEYLSNYTLRIRDEIARLPGVADFWVLGERQYAMRIWIDPDKAASYNISASEILAALRAQNAQVSAGVLNQPPVASDAAYQINVEALGRLTTPEQFGNIIIKADDQGRVTRIQDIGRVELGSMDYGSLAYADRHISAPFWVIATPGADVVEVEQAVWAKMEELKKTFPTGIDYMNIYDPTTFVSQSIEKVIITIFEAILLVVGVVYLFLQSWRATIIPVLAIPISLIGTFTVLALFGVSVNNLSLFGLVLAVGIVVDDAIVVVENVERNMAMGMSAREAAHRTMDEVSGALIAIALTLCAVFVPAAFISGIMGLFFKQFAITIAASTIISAFVSLTLSPALCAAFLKPHVPNEEHGPRGISRILKGLFGRFNASFEWLSSHYGKMTSRFVRATAVILAVYVGLMGLTGFQMSRMSTGFIPDQDIGYLAIIVMLPPGSSLSRTDNVIREINEIALTTPGVEHTSAISGFDVATSTVAPNVGTIFTSLPSLYGKHIPGVNAASMVQALRERLAGIKDAYVMVIQPPAVQGLGAAGGFKLMLKDKEGLGAQALAKATNDLVAAANQDPTFAGVFTLYNAGSPSVFADIDRLKAEKVGLTPPDVFSTLQLYLGSQYVNDFNYLGRTYQVVVQGDEDFRKTKQDISQLKVRNAGGDMVPIGTVASFNDQAAPYRVPRYNLFPASEILGAAAPGFASGTAMQRIEELAKQVLPVGISLEWTDLAYQEKKAGTPTLLIFAASALFVFLVLAAQYESWRLPLAIVMIVPMCLLAAALGLDLRNMPIDILAQIGFVVLVGLAAKNAILIVEFAKQRQDEDGIGPEEAAVHAARTRLRPILMTSIAFIAGVAPLVVAHGAGSEMRQSLGTTVFFGMLGVTIFGLLFTPAFYTFIRKLSSRRSA from the coding sequence ATGAGACTCGCCCATTTTTTCATTGATCGCCCGCGTTTCGCGGCGGTGATCAACATATTCGTGATGCTGTTCGGCTTGGCTGCGATGACGCAACTGCCGGTCGCACAGTATCCGAACATCGTCCCCCCAACCGTCCAGATCACCACGGTCTATCCGGGTGCTTCGGCAGAGACCATCGCCAAGACTGTTGCAACGCCGCTCGAGCAAGCTATCAACGGCGTCGAGAACATGGAGTACATCAGCAGCCAGTCGACCGGTAACGGCCAGCTCAACATCACGGTGATCTTCAAGATCGGCACTGACCCGAACCTGGCGCTGATGCTCACGCGAAACCGTGTGCAAGATGCCCTGTCGCGGCTGCCTCAAGAGGTTCAGCAACAGGGTGTTCAAGTAAAGAAGACTATTCTTGCCCTCCTGCTCGGCGTGCACATGTACTCGCCGGATGGATCGCGTGATGTGGAATACCTGTCGAACTACACACTGCGCATTCGAGACGAAATTGCTCGCCTTCCTGGTGTGGCGGACTTCTGGGTCCTCGGCGAACGTCAATACGCCATGCGGATCTGGATCGACCCGGACAAAGCTGCTTCCTACAACATAAGCGCCAGCGAGATCCTTGCGGCCCTCCGTGCCCAGAACGCCCAAGTCTCTGCGGGCGTGCTCAATCAGCCGCCGGTAGCCAGCGATGCCGCCTACCAGATCAACGTCGAAGCACTCGGACGGCTCACCACGCCCGAGCAGTTTGGCAACATCATCATCAAAGCTGACGATCAGGGACGCGTCACTCGGATTCAAGATATAGGGCGGGTCGAACTGGGCTCGATGGACTACGGTTCGCTTGCCTACGCCGACCGTCACATCTCGGCTCCTTTCTGGGTGATCGCTACTCCCGGCGCGGACGTGGTCGAAGTCGAGCAGGCCGTCTGGGCCAAGATGGAAGAGCTGAAGAAGACCTTCCCGACTGGCATTGACTACATGAACATCTATGACCCGACGACCTTCGTCAGCCAGTCCATCGAGAAGGTGATCATCACTATCTTCGAAGCCATTCTCCTGGTTGTCGGCGTTGTGTACCTGTTTCTGCAAAGCTGGCGCGCAACCATCATCCCGGTGCTGGCCATTCCGATCTCGCTCATCGGTACCTTCACAGTCCTGGCGTTGTTCGGTGTGTCGGTCAACAACTTGTCCCTGTTCGGACTCGTGCTGGCGGTGGGTATCGTGGTCGACGACGCCATCGTTGTGGTGGAGAACGTTGAGCGAAACATGGCCATGGGCATGTCAGCTCGCGAGGCGGCCCACCGCACGATGGACGAGGTGTCAGGTGCTCTGATCGCGATCGCCCTCACGCTGTGTGCCGTGTTCGTCCCCGCAGCGTTCATCTCCGGCATCATGGGTCTGTTCTTCAAACAGTTCGCCATCACGATTGCCGCTTCGACGATCATATCGGCGTTCGTCTCACTGACCCTCAGCCCCGCACTTTGCGCTGCGTTCCTGAAGCCTCACGTACCGAATGAAGAACATGGCCCGCGGGGCATCAGCCGAATCCTCAAAGGTTTGTTCGGTCGCTTCAACGCGAGTTTTGAGTGGCTGTCGAGCCACTACGGCAAGATGACCAGCCGCTTCGTCAGAGCCACTGCGGTCATCCTGGCGGTGTACGTCGGCCTGATGGGGCTGACTGGCTTCCAGATGTCGCGTATGAGCACCGGCTTCATTCCGGACCAGGACATTGGCTACCTCGCCATCATCGTCATGCTGCCTCCAGGCTCCAGCCTGTCACGTACCGACAACGTCATTCGCGAGATCAACGAGATTGCCCTGACCACCCCTGGCGTCGAGCACACCTCGGCAATCAGCGGGTTCGACGTTGCCACTTCGACCGTCGCGCCGAACGTGGGCACCATCTTCACCTCGCTGCCTTCGCTGTACGGCAAGCACATCCCCGGCGTGAATGCAGCGTCGATGGTGCAAGCACTGCGCGAACGCCTGGCAGGCATCAAGGATGCCTATGTCATGGTGATTCAACCGCCGGCCGTACAGGGGCTGGGTGCTGCAGGTGGGTTCAAGCTGATGCTGAAGGACAAGGAAGGTCTTGGCGCCCAGGCCCTGGCCAAGGCAACCAATGACCTGGTCGCTGCCGCTAATCAGGATCCGACCTTTGCAGGCGTGTTCACCCTCTACAACGCAGGTTCGCCGTCCGTCTTTGCGGATATCGATCGCCTGAAAGCTGAGAAGGTCGGCCTGACTCCCCCAGACGTGTTCTCGACCCTGCAGCTGTATCTCGGCTCGCAGTACGTCAACGACTTCAACTATCTGGGTCGTACTTACCAAGTAGTCGTTCAAGGAGACGAGGACTTCCGCAAGACCAAGCAAGACATCTCTCAGCTCAAGGTGCGTAACGCCGGCGGCGACATGGTCCCGATCGGCACAGTAGCGTCCTTCAATGACCAGGCTGCGCCGTATCGAGTGCCGCGATACAACCTGTTCCCGGCCTCCGAGATCCTGGGCGCCGCAGCACCCGGTTTTGCCTCCGGCACTGCCATGCAACGCATCGAGGAACTCGCCAAGCAGGTGCTCCCAGTGGGTATCAGTCTCGAGTGGACTGACCTGGCGTATCAGGAAAAGAAAGCCGGTACTCCCACCCTGCTGATCTTCGCTGCCTCTGCACTGTTCGTGTTCCTGGTACTCGCAGCCCAGTACGAGAGCTGGCGACTGCCGCTGGCCATCGTGATGATCGTGCCGATGTGCTTGCTCGCAGCCGCGCTCGGCTTGGACCTGCGCAACATGCCGATCGACATCCTGGCCCAGATTGGATTCGTGGTGCTGGTGGGGCTCGCGGCGAAGAATGCGATCCTGATCGTCGAGTTCGCCAAGCAGCGCCAGGACGAGGATGGCATCGGCCCTGAGGAAGCAGCGGTCCACGCAGCGCGCACTCGTTTGCGTCCGATCCTGATGACCTCCATCGCATTCATCGCAGGGGTGGCCCCGCTGGTCGTTGCCCACGGCGCCGGCTCGGAAATGCGTCAGTCCCTCGGAACCACCGTGTTCTTCGGCATGCTCGGCGTGACCATATTTGGTCTGCTGTTTACCCCGGCCTTCTACACCTTCATCCGCAAGCTCAGTAGCAGGAGGTCGGCATGA
- a CDS encoding isocitrate lyase/phosphoenolpyruvate mutase family protein translates to MATKVAKFRNLHAQDKPLALPNAWDAGSARLFESLGAAAIATTSAGVAWSLGYQDGRQLPINEVTALAFRIMHVVSVPVTFDIENGYSNDPKVVASYVMRLADLGIAGINIEDGRDDPALLAIKIEAIRSALSKAGLDLFVNARTDVILAGLVERSKQLEESINRGKFYANVGADGLFLPGIANAEDIQAVAKEVPLPLNVMALLGLPNSTELGKLGVRRLSAGTGVAQAVWGRAKGVAADFLKNGQSAPLFENAMGYTQLQELF, encoded by the coding sequence ATGGCCACTAAAGTCGCGAAATTTCGCAACCTCCATGCCCAGGACAAACCATTGGCACTGCCGAATGCTTGGGACGCGGGAAGCGCTCGGCTGTTCGAGAGCCTAGGGGCAGCTGCCATCGCCACCACCAGCGCGGGCGTGGCGTGGTCGCTGGGTTACCAGGATGGGCGGCAACTGCCCATCAATGAAGTCACGGCACTGGCATTCCGCATCATGCATGTGGTGTCAGTGCCAGTGACATTCGATATCGAGAATGGCTACTCCAATGATCCGAAGGTCGTCGCGAGCTATGTAATGCGCCTTGCGGATCTGGGTATTGCTGGGATCAACATCGAAGACGGTCGGGATGATCCGGCGTTGCTGGCCATCAAGATCGAAGCCATCCGCTCTGCGCTGTCCAAGGCAGGTCTCGACCTGTTCGTGAACGCCCGCACCGACGTGATCCTCGCCGGCCTGGTCGAGCGATCAAAACAGCTCGAAGAGTCGATCAACCGTGGAAAGTTCTACGCGAATGTAGGCGCCGACGGGCTGTTCCTGCCCGGTATCGCCAACGCAGAGGACATCCAGGCTGTCGCCAAAGAAGTCCCCCTACCTCTGAACGTGATGGCACTCCTGGGACTTCCGAATAGCACCGAGCTCGGCAAGCTGGGCGTACGCCGGTTGAGTGCAGGCACCGGAGTCGCCCAGGCGGTCTGGGGGAGAGCCAAAGGCGTTGCAGCTGACTTCCTGAAAAACGGCCAATCGGCGCCCTTGTTCGAGAATGCAATGGGCTATACGCAACTGCAGGAGCTGTTCTGA
- a CDS encoding efflux RND transporter permease subunit, whose amino-acid sequence MSFSRFFVDRPIFASVLSIIIFVVGLISIPLLPVSEYPEVVLPSVLVSASYPGANPKTISTTVATPLEEAINGVEDMIYMKSVAGSDGSLALTVTFALGTDPDQAQVQVQNRVSQALPRLPEDVRQLGVTTQKQVPNLMMAVHLTSPDDSLDATYMRNYAVLHIRDELARIPGVGRAGLNGSGDYAMRLWIDPQRAAALGVTAGDISAAVREQNVQVSAGQIGAPPMPDGSDMLISINAQGRLETVEEFGNIVLKTGEQGEVTLLKDVARIELAASQDALRALLNGRQAVDIPIFQAPGSNSLDVSAAVRAKMTELQADFPKGLAWEVVYDPTVFVSTSIKAVIITLLEAVALVVLVVILFLQTWRASLIPLLAVPVSIVGTFAVLLLMGFSINTLTLFAMVLAIGIVVDDAIVVVENVERNIEAGLAPLAAAHQAMREVSGPIVAISLVLCAVFVPMAFLDGITGQFYRQFAMTIAVATVISAINSLTLSPALAATLLKPHGAPPDLPARVINRLFGWIFRPFNRFFLRYAQRYESLVGHSLSRRGLVFGVYLLLLGGTALMFNQVPGGFIPTQDKTYLIGSIRLPEGASLDRTEAVARRVSEMAMKTDGVKHAVALVGFNALQGANTPNVGTVFILFDDFDVRERTAQAISDDLNAQLGGINEGFAITFMPPPVFGLGAGSGYSLYIQDRLGAGYGALQTATNELAQALSKTPGMFYPFSSYQANVPQLDVAIDRMQAKAQGVQLDDLFGSLQLYFGSQYINDFNLFGRTYRVMAQADAQFRDDPSDLDHLYTRNASNEMVPLNTMVTLRESFGPDPVIRYNGYPAADLIGQSNPSVLSSAQTLAAVLAVANEVLPPGMTLEWTDLSFQQVTQGNAAMVVFPLALLLVFLVLAALYESWVMPLAVILIVPMCLLAALFGVWMVGGDNNIFVQVGLVVLMGLACKNAILIVEFARELEMQGRDTVSAALEASRLRLRPIIMTSVAFIAGVVPLVLATGAGAEVRNAMGITVFTGMIGVTLFGLLLTPVFYVALRTLAKRFDDKPETADAELKGEPHA is encoded by the coding sequence GTGAGTTTTTCGCGTTTCTTCGTGGACAGACCGATCTTTGCCTCGGTGCTGTCGATCATTATCTTCGTGGTCGGGTTGATCAGCATTCCGCTGCTACCGGTCAGTGAGTACCCCGAGGTAGTGCTGCCCAGCGTGCTGGTCAGCGCCAGCTATCCGGGAGCCAACCCCAAGACCATTTCCACGACCGTGGCCACGCCATTGGAAGAAGCCATTAACGGCGTCGAGGACATGATCTACATGAAATCAGTCGCCGGCAGTGATGGCAGCCTGGCGCTGACCGTGACCTTTGCGCTGGGCACCGACCCCGACCAGGCCCAGGTGCAGGTGCAGAACCGGGTGTCCCAGGCGCTGCCGCGCTTGCCCGAAGATGTACGCCAACTGGGTGTAACCACCCAGAAGCAGGTACCGAATCTGATGATGGCGGTGCACCTGACCTCGCCGGATGACAGCCTGGACGCCACCTATATGCGCAACTACGCGGTACTGCATATCCGTGACGAGTTGGCGCGCATTCCCGGTGTGGGTCGGGCGGGTCTGAATGGTTCGGGCGATTACGCCATGCGCCTGTGGATAGATCCGCAGCGCGCCGCTGCGCTGGGCGTCACGGCGGGCGATATCAGTGCCGCCGTGCGCGAGCAGAACGTCCAGGTGTCGGCCGGGCAGATCGGTGCGCCGCCGATGCCGGATGGCTCGGACATGCTGATTTCGATCAACGCCCAGGGCCGCCTGGAGACTGTCGAAGAGTTTGGCAACATCGTATTGAAAACCGGTGAACAAGGCGAAGTCACGCTTCTCAAAGACGTCGCGCGCATCGAACTGGCTGCTTCGCAAGATGCCTTGAGGGCATTACTGAACGGCCGTCAGGCGGTAGATATTCCGATCTTCCAGGCGCCGGGCTCCAATTCGCTGGATGTGTCGGCCGCTGTGCGCGCGAAAATGACCGAGCTGCAGGCGGATTTCCCGAAAGGCTTGGCTTGGGAAGTGGTCTACGACCCCACCGTATTTGTCAGTACCTCTATCAAGGCGGTGATAATTACCCTGCTTGAAGCGGTCGCGCTGGTGGTGCTGGTGGTGATCCTGTTCCTGCAGACCTGGCGCGCGTCCTTGATTCCGCTGCTGGCGGTGCCGGTATCGATTGTCGGTACTTTTGCGGTGCTGCTGCTGATGGGCTTCTCGATCAATACGCTGACGCTGTTCGCGATGGTACTGGCCATCGGTATTGTGGTCGACGATGCCATCGTGGTGGTGGAGAACGTCGAGCGTAATATCGAGGCCGGTCTCGCGCCACTGGCCGCCGCGCATCAGGCGATGCGCGAAGTAAGCGGGCCGATCGTGGCCATCAGCCTGGTGCTCTGCGCGGTGTTTGTGCCCATGGCATTTCTGGACGGTATTACCGGCCAGTTCTACCGTCAGTTCGCGATGACTATTGCCGTTGCCACGGTTATTTCGGCGATCAACTCACTGACGCTGTCACCCGCTCTGGCGGCGACTTTGCTGAAACCACACGGTGCACCGCCAGATCTGCCGGCGCGCGTCATCAACCGACTGTTTGGTTGGATATTCCGTCCATTCAATCGGTTCTTCCTGCGCTATGCGCAGCGCTACGAGTCGCTGGTTGGCCATAGTCTGAGCCGTCGGGGATTGGTCTTCGGGGTCTATCTCTTGCTGCTCGGTGGTACCGCGTTGATGTTCAACCAGGTGCCTGGCGGTTTTATTCCGACCCAGGACAAGACCTATCTGATCGGCAGTATTCGCTTGCCCGAAGGGGCATCGCTGGATCGGACCGAAGCGGTGGCCCGGCGAGTCAGTGAAATGGCGATGAAAACCGATGGGGTAAAGCACGCTGTGGCCTTAGTGGGTTTCAACGCGCTGCAGGGCGCCAACACGCCTAACGTAGGCACCGTGTTTATTCTGTTCGATGATTTCGACGTGCGCGAGCGTACCGCGCAGGCGATCTCGGATGACCTCAACGCACAGCTGGGCGGCATCAATGAAGGCTTCGCGATTACCTTCATGCCGCCGCCGGTGTTTGGTCTGGGCGCGGGCTCGGGTTATTCGCTGTATATCCAGGATCGGCTCGGCGCCGGTTACGGCGCACTGCAGACTGCGACCAACGAGCTGGCCCAGGCGTTAAGCAAAACGCCCGGCATGTTTTACCCGTTCAGTTCGTACCAGGCCAACGTGCCGCAACTGGATGTCGCTATAGACCGCATGCAGGCCAAGGCCCAAGGGGTGCAGCTGGATGATCTGTTTGGCAGCCTGCAGCTGTATTTCGGCTCGCAGTACATCAACGACTTCAATCTGTTCGGCCGCACCTACCGGGTGATGGCCCAGGCGGATGCGCAGTTCCGTGACGACCCCAGTGACCTCGACCACCTCTATACGCGTAACGCGAGTAACGAAATGGTGCCACTCAACACCATGGTGACGCTGCGCGAGAGTTTTGGGCCTGACCCGGTGATCCGCTACAACGGCTATCCGGCGGCCGACCTGATTGGCCAGTCGAATCCGAGCGTACTTTCTTCGGCGCAGACCCTGGCCGCGGTGTTGGCCGTGGCGAATGAGGTGTTGCCACCGGGCATGACGCTGGAATGGACTGACCTTAGCTTCCAGCAAGTGACCCAGGGCAATGCGGCGATGGTGGTGTTCCCGCTGGCGCTGCTGCTGGTGTTCCTGGTGCTTGCGGCGCTGTATGAAAGCTGGGTGATGCCGCTGGCGGTGATCCTGATCGTCCCCATGTGTCTGCTCGCGGCGCTTTTCGGAGTATGGATGGTCGGTGGCGACAACAACATTTTCGTCCAGGTCGGATTGGTGGTGTTGATGGGGTTGGCATGCAAGAACGCGATCCTGATCGTCGAGTTTGCTCGCGAACTGGAAATGCAGGGTCGCGATACCGTCAGCGCAGCATTGGAAGCAAGCCGTCTGCGTCTGCGCCCGATCATCATGACCTCGGTGGCCTTTATCGCGGGTGTCGTGCCGCTGGTGCTGGCGACCGGAGCGGGTGCCGAGGTACGTAACGCCATGGGTATTACGGTGTTTACCGGAATGATTGGCGTGACGCTATTCGGCCTGCTGTTGACCCCGGTGTTCTATGTTGCCCTGAGGACGCTGGCCAAGCGCTTTGATGATAAGCCGGAAACGGCAGACGCAGAATTGAAAGGAGAGCCACATGCGTAA